From the genome of Ptychodera flava strain L36383 chromosome 22, AS_Pfla_20210202, whole genome shotgun sequence, one region includes:
- the LOC139122306 gene encoding craniofacial development protein 2-like, which translates to MMPGLSDDLQMIDDKRKTAVIDAELTRLQVDIAALQETRLANDGSLQEQQYTFFWKGKAQDERREYGVGFAVKTSLLPMIEPPTDGTERLLSLRLNSRNGPVNFVAVYAPTLNSSPEAKDQFYSELDRFIGQLPQTEDIYLLGDFNARVGTDHDAGLHVLVTTV; encoded by the coding sequence ATGATGCCAGGCCTATCAGATGACCTACAAATGATAGACGACAAACGCAAAACAGCTGTAATTGATGCTGAACTCACAAGACTACAAGTGGATATTGCTGCACTACAAGAGACAAGACTTGCAAACGACGGCTCATTACAAGAACAACAATACACTTTCTTTTGGAAGGGAAAGGCACAAGATGAGAGACGTGAGTATGGCGTAGGGTTTGCAGTGAAGACATCACTCTTACCCATGATAGAACCACCCACTGACGGCACCGAACGACTACTGAGTCTTCGTCTAAATTCCAGAAATGGCCCGGTCAATTTTGTTGCTGTCTATGCTCCTACACTTAATTCGAGCCCTGAAGCCAAAGACCAATTCTACAGTGAACTTGATCGATTCATTGGTCAACTGCCACAAACAGAAGACATTTACCTGCTTGGAGACTTTAATGCAAGGGTCGGTACAGATCACGATGCTGGCCTACATGTATTGGTCACCACGGTGTAg